The following are from one region of the Arachis duranensis cultivar V14167 chromosome 10, aradu.V14167.gnm2.J7QH, whole genome shotgun sequence genome:
- the LOC107469338 gene encoding uncharacterized protein LOC107469338, which produces MSLQSCLDLQGPGRPLSFMMKHSSILRNQMLDDPSFLFKVGIKGALPPWRNSDTHDTPHRTSTQSESFEWEALSCSIAASSKQWDDAGCFGFSIVTRFRDHHSLRNMVMAVDLWVPDYIASGCIGA; this is translated from the exons ATGTCCCTCCAAAGTTGCTTGGATTTACAG GGTCCCGGTCGGCCACTATCGTTTATGATGAAGCATAGTTCTATTCTGAGAAACCAAATGCTTGATGATCCTTCTTTTCTATTTAAAGTTGGGATAAAG GGTGCCTTGCCGCCATGGAGGAACTCCGATACACATGATACTCCGCATCGGACTTCCACTCAG TCGGAGTCCTTTGAATGGGAAGCTTTGTCCTGTTCCATTGCAGCTTCCTCTAAACAATGGGATGATGCAGGTTGTTTTGGTTTTTCAATCGTCACAAG GTTTCGTGACCATCATAGCTTACGCAATATGGTTATGGCAGTAGATTTATGGGTTCCAGATTATATTGCTAGTGGGTGCATTG GTGCTTGA
- the LOC107469337 gene encoding uncharacterized protein LOC107469337 yields the protein MDAAQNGKGGVFFLYGYGGTGKTFVWKTLAAALRSKSQVVLTVASSGIASLLLPGGRTTHSRFSIPLNLDEFSTCNIRQGSALAELLIKTKLIIWDEAPMVNRFCIEALDRTMRDILRFKNPNSLHQPFGGKTVVFGGDFRQILPVIPKRTRQEIVNATINSSYIWNECPTESNNDLLASIHTPEFLNTIRCSGVPNHELTLKIGTPIMLLRNIDHSAGLCNGTRLVVTKIEKHIIEARGSAGKNKGQKVFIPKMTLSPSDHRIPFKFQRRQFPIMVSYTMTINKSQGQSLANVGLILKKLVFTHGQLYVAASRVTHRGGLKILLCHDEDNCAETDNVVFKEVFRNVA from the exons ATGGATGCTGCCCAAAATGGGAAGGGTggagtattttttttgtatgggTATGGTGGGACTGGCAAAACATTTGTTTGGAAGACTTTAGCAGCTGCATTGAGATCTAAATCACAAGTTGTTCTTACTGTTGCATCAAGTGGTATTGCATCTCTTTTATTACCTGGGGGTAGGACAACACATTCACGTTTTTCAATCCCACTCAATCTAGATGAATTCTCAACATGCAATATAAGACAAGGAAGTGCATTGGCCGAGCTGTTGATAAAGACAAAGCTTATCATTTGGGATGAGGCTCCTATGGTAAATAGATTCTGTATTGAAGCTCTTGATAGGACAATGCGTGACATCTTAAGATTCAAGAATCCAAACAGTCTTCACCAGCCATTCGGTGGGAAGACAGTTGTTTTTGGGGGTGATTTTCGACAGATATTGCCGGTGATCCCTAAAAGGACTCGGCAAGAGATTGTTAATGCCACTATAAACTCATCTTACATCTGGAATGA ATGCCCAACCGAGTCTAACAACGACTTATTGGCGTCCATTCACACACCTGAATTCCTGAATACAATTAGATGCTCAGGAGTGCCCAATCATGAGCTGACATTAAAGATTGGAACTCCTATCATGCTTTTAAGGAACATTGACCACTCAGCAGGATTGTGCAATGGAACACGTTTGGTTGTCACCAAGATTGAAAAACACATTATAGAAGCACGTGGTAGTGCCGGAAAGAACAAAGGTCAGAAAGTCTTTATTCCTAAGATGACTCTAAGTCCTTCCGATCATCGAATACCATTTAAGTTCCAACGAAGACAATTTCCTATAATGGTCTCATACACGATGACTATAAACAAGAGCCAAGGGCAATCATTAGCAAATGTTGGATTAATTCTGAAAAAACTTGTTTTCACCCACGGTCAGCTTTATGTTGCAGCATCTAGGGTGACACACAGGGGAGGTCTTAAGATACTTTTATGTCATGATGAAGATAACTGTGCAGAGACCGACAATGTTGTTTTTAAAGAAGTTTTTAGAAATGTGGCTTAA
- the LOC127742858 gene encoding LOW QUALITY PROTEIN: uncharacterized protein LOC127742858 (The sequence of the model RefSeq protein was modified relative to this genomic sequence to represent the inferred CDS: deleted 1 base in 1 codon) has product MDGATKLDEKENHVLSSKEKAPVSNSLRSPLSEVHSNTRSNIPADERCCSFNNKRKVNELCSNEWLSFTNRTGSVPAIQRIAEEQPRRILDNSFSIGFRTTNVAETIDVNEKSSIQTTEDSPFLGFTVLSQVTLSRDDSKHARMERATKIAKKRKCVDIHSQQEDKKNLMEYAVDGCNKDQGQCDGRSENQIKKNISIPNSSVSQWPLSPPSKGNKASHRSNTHIKSTERSNKEYVNIGYAMYECEHCNALYWYAERSNKSYNTTDPKFTLCCKGGNVQLPQLQQAPRVLYDLLFNNTPKSKHFRDNIRAYNSMFQFTSMGAKIDRGISQARGPPTFILCGENYHLMGSLIPPKGNIAKFFQLYVFDTQNEIENCMAAIRGEHHKEIHEDIVRELKQMLDDNNVLVKAFRMVRDSLAREPNNTIKLRLLGKKGKDGRRYNLPNTDEVAALIVGDFDIDKTDRDIVVETQSGRLQRINQLNPAYLGLQYPLLFPFGEDGYKEDIPFAKGDKRRLFQQFLVDGFSMIESSRLNYIRLDQEKLRCEMYKGIKEAVLSGETTPSSRGKRIILPSSFTGGPRYMIQNYQDAMAICKVVGYPNLFITFTCNTKWPEVEDFLKNRELNAEDRPNIICRTFKAKLDLMIKDIRANKIFGRVCAVVYTIEFQKRGLPHAHILLFLHKDDKFPTAEDIDKIISAEIPDKELDPEYFEAVEKHMMHGPCGLARKDSPCMDNGKCVRHFPKRFVDCTTIDDDGYPVYRHVNKGHDCVTASFYRSVTADAELDEYDEVSMYYDCRYISPCEAAWRIFGFNIHYRDPSVVRLGFHLPDEQNVIFKDHENLEDVVEKASVKESMFLGWFQANKDYAEARALTYVELPTKFVWKPHERVWLPRKSHSVIGRIFYVPPGSGESYYMRLLLNFVRGPTSYEDIRTIDGVLHSTFKDACYGRGLLDDDKEYIDAIVEASHWRSGTYLRKLFATLLFSNSMDTPEQVWQKTWHLLSDDILHRQRRLLDNPDLFLSDDELKELTLIEIEKTLNSYNKSLQDFSPMPVPDISQLNSQLYADGMNSQIHADGMIG; this is encoded by the exons ATGGATGGTGCAACAAAGCTggacgagaaggagaaccatGTCCTGTCCTCAAAAGAAAAGGCTCCAGTTTCGAACTCACTAAGGTCCCCACTTTCAGAGGTCCATTCCAATACAAGAAGTAATATTCCAG CTGATGAAAGGTGTTGTAGCTTCAACAATAAGAGGAAGGTGAATGAACTATGTAGCAATGAATGGTTAAGCTTCACGAACAGAACAG GATCGGTACCAGCTATTCAAAGAATTGCTGAAGAGCAACCACGTAGAATTTTAGATAACAGCTTCAGCATTGGTTTTAGAACAACTAATGTTGCAGAAACTATAGACGTAAATGAAAAATCCAGCATTCAGACAACAGAGGACTCGCCGTTCTTGGGGTTTACTGTGCTGTCACAGGTGACTTTATCAAGAG ATGACTCAAAGCATGCTAGGATGGAAAGAGCAACCAAGATAGCTAAGAAAAGGAAGTGTGTGGACATCCATTCCCAACAAG AGGACAAGAAAAATCTAATGGAGTATGCAGTTGATGGATGTAATAAAGATCAAGGTCAATGTGATGGAAGAAGTGAAAACcagattaagaaaaatatttctatacCGAATTCATCAGTAAGCCAATGGCCACTAAGTCCACCATCAAAAG GCAATAAGGCGTCACACAGATCTAACACACACATTAAATCTACTGAACGGTCAAATAAGG AGTATGTGAATATCGGATATGCAATGTATGAATGTGAACATTGCAATGCTCTTTATTGGTATGCTGAGAGGTCAAACAAAAGTTACAACACAACAGATCCGAAATTCACATTATGCTGTAAAGGAGGAAATGTTCAACTTCCACAATTACAacaggccccaagagtgttgtaTGATTTGTTGTTCAACAATACCCCTAAGAGCAAGCATTTTCGGGATAACATTAGAGCTTATAATAGCATGTTTCAGTTTACATCAATGGGTGCAAAGATAGACCGTGGCATAAGTCAAGCAAGAGGGCCACCAACATTTATCCTTTGTGGAGAGAATTATCATCTAATGGGTAGTCTGATCCCTCCAAAGGGGAACATTGCAAAATTTTTTCAACTGTATGTATTTGATACTCAGAATGAGATTGAAAATTGCATGGCAGCTATTCG GGGTGAACATCACAAAGAGATACATGAAGATATTGTTAGAGAATTGAAACAGATGCTTGATGATAACAATGTACTGGTGAAGGCATTTCGCATGGTTAGAGACTCACTCGCAAGAGAGCCTAATAATACAATAAAGCTCAGGCTTTTGGGTAAAAAGGGGAAGGATGGTAGGCGATACAACCTGCCCAACACGGATGAGGTAGCTGCATTGATTGTGGGTGACTTTGACATAGATAAAACTGATAGGGACATTGTGGTAGAGACACAAAGTGGAAGGTTACAAAGGATTAATCAACTCAATCCTGCTTATTTGGGATTACAATACCCATTGTTATTTCCATTTGGAGAGGATGGTTACAAGGAAGACATACCTTTCGCAAAGGGCGACAAGAG ACGACTATTCCAGCAATTCTTGGTTGATGGGTTCTCCATGATCGAATCATCTCGCTTAAATTATATACGACTTGATCAGGAAAAACTCAGATGTGAGATGTACAAGGGTATAAAGGAAGCAGTTTTGTCCGGGGAAACAACACCGTCATCGCGTGGCAAACGTATTATATTACCATCATCATTCACAGGTGGCCCAAGATATATGATTCAGAATTACCAGGATGCAATGGCAATATGTAAGGTTGTCGGTTATCCAAACCTATTCATTACATTCACATGCAATACTAAGTGGCCCGAGGTAGAAGACTTTCTTAAGAATAGGGAATTAAATGCAGAAGATAGACCTAACATAATATGCAGGACATTCAAGGCAAAGCTGGATTTGATGATTAAAGATATTAGagcaaacaaaatttttggCAGGGTTTGTGCAG TTGTATACACAATCGAATTTCAAAAACGGGGACTACCACACGCACATATACTATTATTCTTACATAAGGATGACAAGTTTCCGACAGCTGAAGACATTGACAAGATCATATCTGCTGAGATTCCAGATAAGGAACTAGACCCTGAATACTTTGAAGCAGTGGAAAAGCACATGATGCATGGTCCATGTGGTTTAGCGAGGAAAGATTCACCTTGTATGGATAATGGAAAATGTGTACGTCATTTTCCTAAGCGTTTTGTCGATTGCACAACTATTGATGATGATGGGTATCCAGTATATAGACATGTGAACAAAGGTCATGATTGTGTAACTGCTTCCTTCTATAGAAGTGTCACAGCGGATGCTGAGTTAGATGAATACGATGAGGTGAGTATGTATTACGATTGTAGATACATATCACCATGTGAAGCAGCATGGAGGATTTTTGGTTTTAACATCCATTACAGAGATCCATCTGTTGTGAGATTGGGTTTTCACTTACCCGATGAACAGAATGTTATATTCAAAGACCACGAAAATCTGGAGGATGTTGTT GAAAAAGCATCAGTAAAGGAATCTATGTTTTTAGGATGGTTTCAAGCAAACAAGGATTATGCAGAAGCAAGGGCACTGACATATGTTGAACTTCCAACTAAATTCGTATGGAAGCCACATGAGAGGGTTTGGTTGCCTAGAAAATCACATTCTGTTATTGGTAGGATTTTCTATGTACCTCCAGGATCTGGTGAAAGTTATTACATGCGGCTATTGCTCAATTTTGTAAGAGGTCCAACTTCTTATGAGGACATTCGTACTATAGATGGTGTTTTACATTCTACTTTTAAAGATGCATGTTACGGACGTGGCCTCTTAGATGATGACAAGGAATATATAGATGCAATAGTGGAAGCAAGCCACTGGAGATCGGGTACATACTTGAGGAAGCTGTTTGCCACGCTGttgttttcaaattcaatgGATACACCAGAACAGGTATGGCAGAAGACATGGCATCTATTATCTGATGACATACTTCATAGGCAGAGGAGGCTTCTTGATAACCCAG ATTTATTCCTTTCCGATGATGAACTGAAGGAGTTGACGTTGATAGAAATTGAGAAAACACTTAACTCATATAATAAGAGTCTGCAGGATTTCTCTCCGATGCCAGTCCCGGATATAAGCCAACTGAATAGTCAACTATATGCTGATGGAATGAACAG TCAAATACATGCTGATGGAATGATAGGTTAA
- the LOC127742859 gene encoding uncharacterized mitochondrial protein AtMg00310-like, producing MGWKRSLLSSCGRHTLLRTIGEAIPIYTLSCFKLPNTLLTEIHSMFSQFWWGKKGAERKMVWIKWDTMTIPKKDGGYTDFLHAEIGSIPSWGWRSVLEGRKVIEKGLLWKIGSGANVRIFHDLWLPPPLSFNFPQAAVTIPPNLQVYYVSALLNSDRNWNRNLIDSFFLVDI from the exons ATGGGTTGGAAAAGAAGTTTATTGTCCTCATGTGGTAGGCACACGCTATTGAGAACGATAGGGGAAGCGATTCCTATTTACACACTCTCTTGTTTCAAGCTTCCGAACACGCTGTTAACTGAGATTCATAGCATGTTCTCGCAATTTTGGTGGGGTAAAAAAGGCGCAGAACGAAAAATGGTTTGGATTAAATGGGACACAATGACAATACCGAAGAAAGATGGAGG ATATACAGATTTCTTACATGCAGAGATAGGAAGCATACCGTCGTGGGGCTGGAGAAGTGTTCTTGAAGGTCGCAAGGTGATCGAGAAAGGCTTGTTATGGAAAATAGGTTCTGGTGCTAATGTTCGCATCTTCCATGATCTCTGGCTCCCACCACCATTATCCTTTAATTTCCCTCAAGCTGCAGTCACAATCCCACCTAATCTACAAGTGTATTATGTTAGTGCACTACTAAATTCTGATAGAAATTGGAACAGAAACCTGATTGACTCATTTTTTCTAGTTgatatatga